The genomic stretch caGGATGGATGGCCAagatatattgacaataagggggttccTGAGCAGTtaacagaacagaagtgctcacaATGTAATCGCagaaaatgcaattcttgcagaaatctccaaaatgtcaaaagtttttgctaccaaatcacagcatggatttttctatggtgttaCGGGAGGTCTGGATGTTTTAATATGGAAATTCCGAgcaatttttcacaatttttatcAATTCTCGAGCagtcaaaaatgattttttaacatttttgttttttaaaacaaattggTATTAACACTCAAATTGCTGCAGCAACTTATGAGACATTATTGAGTATGGAAATATAATCATATCATAATGGTCTGAGCCCTTATACACCTTcacaattttatttaattatatggtGATACATCTGAAGCTGAGTCCAACAGAACTTATGTGAAGAGATCtgaaaaattgaaattgaaactataatgtatggcggaatagcacttgggagcacttcgactcggcgcagtaatatcatcactcctgaaaaatcttctcccctcaggagtgatgatattactgcgccgagtcgaagtgctcccaagtgctattccgccatacattatagttatcctttttatccgcttcgaaaagcgccacgttttattttgtttcgccatacttggtcgtttaactactcgtgtagctgtatttaaatagggaaaacgtggaggagtttggtcgcttctaactgtccatctgttttgATCCttatgaatgaactgggctaagctaagtgctagccaagtggcgccgcgcgccagggcgattgagtgcacgcattgagacgcaagaggtctgtatcaactcgtcttacttgaccgaataacatgttttaatatgaaaaaacggtggagtgttcctttaatattTGCAACAATATCTTCACTTTTTATCctatcaatttttattttttactgtcaaaaGCTAGCCTAGAGAGAGAAACtcaaaaactagaattaaagttggcaaaatttcCAGTTTAATaactttcataagctatgatgcactttttagttgactaaaatgttaaaaaaatatatatgtaatgcCGGAAATAagctacatgtttttttcaattgaagaatacaaattgctgtGGCCTACACTattgaaaaatgaaacattaaaatgtaaagaaataactgtttcatttcgtataattttttatcacagccacagggagccactgcaaatggcctaaagagccacatcaggctctggagccacaggttgcctacccctgtgctagatggtgtgcgtaccttatgaaaagtaagtgttttatggagttgcagacgttgtagtgtgcGAATACATTCTTCCTactggcactgcactagtagTCCAAATTGagcattaaaatcagcagtgtGAACGCAGCCTAGGCCTGGGAGATTATATGATCCTGATTAGTGATCGCGATACATTTCAGGTCGAttacggtgatcagctgtgagcacatttactcgatcaaacatgccagaaatgtttttctttttctttctctttttttcttattttccttttcctcGGTGAAATAATGAattgaataagcaaacaattcaacatgaatatttatttacttatttatttatttatttattcttttggcactgcctcttgtaaaaaatgcacaaatgtgGCAGGAagaattgaatatgtgatgaagctgctaatatttgtaatttcgtaacctgcaataaagtaaaaaaaaaaaaaaaaaaacatgccagAAATGTGCGTGataacagccaatcagagtcgaccttttcctgctccactacTGTTTGTAAGTTGCCGGAGAAGTAAACCGAAAGACCGAATCTGCACAGCCTGCCACTGCTGCCAGCACACTTAGCATTAGTAGTTCAGCCACAACTAGCGGTGCAGCCACCAGACCAAAGCAGCAATCAATCACGTCATCTTTTGCAGCCACTGCACCGTACGAGCGACACTCCAAGAGGAGAAATGAGGCTCACAATTTGTTAATTTTGGGTGTTGCATACCTGCAAAAACACTGCAATGTAAAGTAGTTCACTgtgttattctatatttttctacatttgttgtTCTGTtgagtaaaaaatgtttttatatttttctatcttttttaatttccttttaataaaatattgaacaaaTCTCTAGGTTCTTTcgttttcagtacagatgcttcAAActgacactttaaaaacaatatttaaaaaaatgtgataataatCAAGATCggacaatatgaaaaaatataacgTGATTGGGGTTTTTTGCCataccgcccagccctaacgCAACCTAAATGCTTTTAAACTCTTCTGATTTGAGAAGACAAAAAGGTAAATGGCATTCTTGTGCCTTCTCTGAATCAAAATCATAACAAATATTACAAGCAGACACAAGTCCAAGTCCAAGTCCACTCGAAGTACACAGAGAATGAATACTCACAGTCTGTGGGTTCATCTTTCCTGTCATCAAGGCCAGCAGGTCTGTATCTGACATGGAGATGGTGCAATCTGCTTTCTTAGCTGCAGGGCAGAAATTCAGGAGGTATATTAGTTCAACAGCCTGAACTTTAAACTGCATTTCAACCCATAGTTGAATATTAACATGACTACATGACACTAAATGTTCCCAGTAAGCCCTGAAACCGTTCTCTTGAAACAGTTTGCCCCTATTATGGGCtaaaatatgtgccaccagaaactgcatttgaattatttatatttgaatttgaattgcttaacttgaataattgcattacaaaactgaatttgaatcacataattttaatttgtattgttcaatttgaaccattgcattgaaaaactgaatctgaattgtaatttgaaatttaatttattagtttggaaccgaacattcagttctcacaattcaaattcagtttgcaaaattcaatttcagttttcTGCAACGAAAATACACAGAGATGcttcttcggccaatcagcacctccgtttttttttttgtaacgtTTGTTGCCACCCAGTTGCCatggcgcctcttcggccaatcagaacCTCCATTCCGTTCCAGCCTTATCCATGGTCAAGCCAGTCTAACTTCTTCCTCCGTTTCGTGGCGAGTGACAACCAGGTAGCAACAAacgttacaaaaaaaaacgtaggtgctgattggccgaagaggcgctctgtgtatctgcgcttgattgctctgcctcaactacccggatctTCTTTGCAgaaaactgaaattgaattttgcgaactgaatttgaattgtgagaactgaatgttcggttccaaactaatacatttaatttcaaattacaattcagattcagtttttcaatgcaatgattcaaattgaacaatacaaattcaagtTCTGTGATTCAaattaagttttttaatgcaattattcaagttaagcaattcaaattcaaacataaataattcaaattcagtttctggtggcacatatttcagcccatacctGTTCTTCTTACCTGTGTCATTGTGAACGCTGCCTTTGCCGTTCTTCACGTCAACCAACCAAGTTGCCTCCTGTCCATTTGGGCCGTCCTTTACTTTGAAGGCAAACACGCCGCCGATCTTCTTCACAAACTGCTCCCCTTCCTGTTGGAAGTACACATAGATTTAATGCACAGTAAACcctacagcatgggtctcaaactcgcggcccgtgggccaattgcggcccttgtgacaatattttgtggcccccaccttgatatgaaagtttaatgtgagttttatatgaatgccactttaccgttttgtgtgtggaaggtccctttaattactttttttggtaattttgtgtctttttttaataattgtttgtcttttttggtaattctgtgtcctttttcggtcattttgtttcttttttgtgtcattttgtagcctgggtatacccatactgccttgcacgctcgatttcatttcggacctccatccagtctggcaaccagggccgtttcttagccctgttttagggatccaatcacagaacggggagggacggcaagacgatgatgcgtactagttttgtagttttcttacagatccaacatggctgcagcagacgcgaaactctctttagctgtagacggagttttaaatagtttagagcgaaagtttattttaaaagaagaacaacgtttgactttaatctcctgtttcaccaccaaaaaggatgttttagccttgcttctgacaggatttggccaaagcctaatctaccaactagccccgctaccgctcactcttttactattatttatgtattccatctgttatgtttatgtggtcaGCTTAATAATTTTATACAGACTAtgtctaaatatctaaatattgtaTAGTTTATTTGGTTTCAATTTATGTGACCGTTGTTTATTCTGAAAATTTTACAAATCCAAATCTAAGGGtgtgtacaacatgtttaaCTTCGACACTAATGTACCCTgatataggtatatatatacacatcaataaaaatatgaaaccaaaaaaaaaaatttgtctgttgtaatattaaatattttttaagacactgaatttttgg from Centropristis striata isolate RG_2023a ecotype Rhode Island chromosome 9, C.striata_1.0, whole genome shotgun sequence encodes the following:
- the scp2b gene encoding sterol carrier protein 2b, which encodes MPAIQTPRIQAIKTSASDGLEGFKAHAVFQEINKKLQEEGEQFVKKIGGVFAFKVKDGPNGQEATWLVDVKNGKGSVHNDTAKKADCTISMSDTDLLALMTGKMNPQTAFFQGKLKITGNMGLAMKLQSLQLQPGKAKL